From Bradysia coprophila strain Holo2 chromosome IV unlocalized genomic scaffold, BU_Bcop_v1 contig_5, whole genome shotgun sequence, one genomic window encodes:
- the LOC119071924 gene encoding zinc finger MYM-type protein 1-like yields MDKFVKQWRKATETATDPHTSSEVIAETNNPPSKISPSASIDSVAMIQNNDVLEMHSNEKTSRTEVSASSSSGRKFLSRWTTTFPWLQYSERLEKAFCSICSKCYKDLKVKLPTAGVTDQNAYTAFVTEGFSNWKKATERFKSHEQSSVHRHACSSVEFHQTKNVSVMMSKQMTQARIDARFCLDKIFDTIKFLAMQGLPLRGHSEIYSNFIQLLHLRATDCPKLKFWLDSSKKYKWTSHDIINEMLALMSQHVQRQILSEISKQPFYAIMSDETTDISRKEQMSVNFRHVDESLRIHETFLGFYDTPSTDSETLFTVMKDVLLRFELPVNKCRGQCYDGASSVSCQWINNRITDSFQGARTKSMVYTLCWPQFQSGVTGCNEPNPRNSRLSISYERISNVH; encoded by the exons ATGGATAAGTTTGTGAAACAGTGGCGCAAGGCAACTGAAACAGCTACAGATCCACATACGTCTTCGGAAG TCATCGCCGAAACCAACAATCCTCCGTCGAAAATTTCACCAAGCGCTTCCATCGATAGCGTTGCCATGATTCAAAATAATGACGTTTTGGAGATGCATTCGAACGAGAAAACTTCACGTACTGAAG tttctgCGTCTTCATCTTCTGGGAGAAAATTTCTCTCTCGATGGACCACTACATTTCCGTGGCTACAATATAGTGAGCGCTTGGAAAAGGCTTTTTGTTCGATATGTTCAAAATGCTACAAAGATTTGAAAGTGAAACTCCCAACTGCAGGCGTAACAGATCAAAATGCCTACACTGCCTTCGTTACAGAAGGATTTTCAAATTGGAAAAAAGCGACTGAGCGCTTTAAATCTCATGAACAATCAAGTGTACATCGACACGCTTGCTCTTCAGTCGAGTTCCATCAAACGAAAAACGTTTCCGTTATGATGTCTAAGCAGATGACACAGGCCAGGATCGATGCTAGATTTTGTCTGGataaaattttcgacacaatcaaatttttagcTATGCAAGGTCTTCCATTAAGAGGACACTCAgaaatttattcgaatttcATTCAGCTACTACATCTACGTGCAACTGATTGTCCAAAGTTGAAATTCTGGTTGGATAGTTCAAAGAAATACAAATGGACTAGCCACGAcatcataaatgaaatgttgGCATTAATGTCACAGCATGTTCAGCGACAGATATTGTCAGAAATATCGAAACAACCTTTTTACGCAATTATGTCGGATGAAACAACCGATATTTCCCGAAAGGAACAGATGTCGGTGAATTTTCGTCACGTAGATGAATCTTTAAGAATTCACGAAACATTCCTTGGCTTTTACGACACTCCTTCAACGGATTCTGAGACGTTGTTTACTGTTATGAAGGACGTATTATTGCGATTTGAGTTGCCAGTAAATAAGTGCCGAGGACAATGCTATGATGGAGCAAGTAGTGTCAGTTGTCAGTGGATCAATAACAGGATTACAGACTCGTTTCAGGGAGCTCGAACCAAGAGCATGGTATACACATTGTGCTGGCCACAATTTCAGTCTGGTGTCACAGGATGCAATGAGCCTAATCCCAGAAATAGCAGACTTTCTATCAGTTATGAGAGAATTAGTAACGTTCATTAG